Part of the Lolium rigidum isolate FL_2022 chromosome 6, APGP_CSIRO_Lrig_0.1, whole genome shotgun sequence genome, atcaaataaatgatttgtgaacaaaggattgattttgaataatgataaaccaactacaaacaaagaagttatgatgggccctgactccattaaaatggccatgcgccatgaaatccaagatagatgaatactttatgaaagtaaatggatctatgaaattgatagacttggatgaaatatccttgaagaaagcttgacttgtcgaaaaattgtttacgacaaagttcaaagagttgactataataagattagatcttccgtagcaatgcttatagtctatgtggattattctagtaatcactacatatttcttttatgagatatgttagtaggatggcaaaatacattacttatcagaagtgtgtactaaaggtgtatacaagatacaaccaagagttttgctgatccatgaaatactagataggtatacaaacttcaattagatgaagtgagtatcgcggagttggaatcttcaccagatgaaatagtcaaagagttttttgatttcatcaaagacgatgaagaggcttgcatttgcaaaaaaattaagtgggagcgttaagacacatttataatactttatgtaggtgacatatagttggttataaatgatgtaattatatacttgattaaaaaggtttcattgagaattaacttcaatgaaaggatatggatcgaaacaaatttagtgtcaagatctatgaagatagattgaaacacataaataagtttaagtcaaagtacatatgatggatattgaagtagttcaatatagaaatattaagaaaatgttcttgtcatgtgaagtttttaacaagacttgagtgtatctgacactcaatgagtaaaaacacatgagtgattatagatcacgaataatatgtacacaatcagatatcatgtgctataaagtgttatgagcatataccagaatgattcatatgatgatcattggacgacagtaagaatatccttgagtactttagaagaactaaggatatatatatatttttttgtatgaagaaatgacaaacaaatcgatgtaaggtgttacaccgatattggtttagtcacatataaaatataatttcaatctcaaattagactaagtgttgtttaaaaagtagcacaatgagctagaagttgtctatgctagatttagaagagttctaaatattgtaacggattctacaaaagaaggcagagtatgtcattattttgacaatgacaaaggatgttaagtcaagaggttctttgagaacttggtgtagttccgacagagtcgaactttgaagctatattgtgtgtgacaatattagtgacatatttcggacagaCGGAATTAagattccaccagaagatcaaacatatttaatgccgactcatttggaaatgagtgatgcgttgagacgcaaatgaattacaaaatacatacgtttcgagcgtgtcggatccgttgactaaaaacctctcccgtgagcaatacatgataaagcaccataaggccaaggtgttatatctttacaaatgtaaactagattattgactctagtgcaagtgggagactgaaggagatatgccctagaggcaataataaagtggttattatttatatctttatgtttatgataaatgtttatatatcatgctataattgtattaaccgaaacattagtacatgtgtgatatatagacaacaaagaagtccctagtatgcctcttaaactagcttgttgattaatggatgattagtttcataatcatgaacattggatgttattaataacaaggttatatcattatatgaatgatgtaatggacacacccaattaagcgtagcataagatctcgtcattaagttatttgctataagctttcgatacatagttacctagtccttatgaccatgagatcatataaatcacttataccggaaaggtactttgattacaccaaacaccactgcgtaaatgggtggctataaaggtgggattaagtatccggaaagtatgagttgaggcatatggatcaacgatgggatttgtccatcccgatgacggatagatatactccgggccctctcggtggaatgtcgtctaatgtcttgcaagcatatgaataagttcataagagaccacataccacggtacgagtaaagagtacttgtcgagagacgaggttgaacaaggtatagagtaataccgaagatcaaacctcggacaagtaaaatatcgcgagacaaagggaattggtaatgtatgtgaatggttcattcgatcactaaagtcatcgttgaatatgtgggagccattatggatctccggatcccgctattggttattggtcggagtgagtactcaaccatgtccgcatagttctcgaaccgtagggtgacacacttaaagttggatgttgaaatggtagtacttgaattatggaatggagttcgaatatttgttcggagtcccggatgagatcccggacatcacgaggagttccggaatggtccggagaataagattcatatataggatgtcattttatgtgaaataaaatgtcgcggaaggttctatggaaggttctagaaggttctagaaaattcggaagaaaccaccaaggaaggtggagtccacaagggactccacctccatggccggccagccctagatggggtggagtcccaagtggactccaccatagggggccggccacccccacatgggaggtgggaatcccacctttgggtgggagtcctagttgggctaggattgcccctcctatggaaggttttggtttcgggtcttattcgaagacttggacaccaacacttgggttccacctatataatgaggggcataggggagggggccggctacaccaaagccaccaccttggccgcaccccttggaggccggccaccccctctccccaaaccctagccgccccactcctccttcttccccgcacgcttagcgaagctccgccgggattctacaccgccaccgacaccacgccgtcgtgctgtcggattcaagaggagctactacttccgctgcccgctggaacggggaggtggacgtcgtcttcatcaacaaccgaacgtgtgaccgagtacggaggtgctgcccgttcgtggcgccggaaccgatcgtgatcaagatcttctacgcgcttttgcaagcggcaagtgaacgtctaccgcagcaacaagagcctcatcttgtaggctttggaatctcttcaagggtgagactcgataccccctcgttgctaccatcttctagattgcatcttggcttggattgcgtgttcgcggtaggaaaatttttgttttctatgcaacgttatcctacagtataTTGCAGCTAATTAGGCAGCCAAATATTCTCCGGTTTTGAGATAGATCACAAAACTGTGAGAGAGACCACAAGATACACTGATACACATGTACCGGTTATATCCAAGGAAATATCTCATTGATGGATTAAGATATCTAGGCACCGATGCAAACCAGAATGAAATGGGCAATGCCACATATATTGACAAGACTCTTGCTATATTTGTAGATCACACGGATTTTCTGAGGACACAGAGAGGCGATCTTATCAATCCAACAAACATGGCAAGATCAACTACATCAGTTGGTTCGCTTTATAGCTGATACATGTTGCTGATTATGAACAACAATTTGTGTTATAAGTTATAACAGATAGAAAGTGGTGGTGATTTTGAATTCTATGACAATGACCAATATTGATACATATGTGAATGACAAGTTGACAACCATGTGAGATTACTAATTGTTGAACCTGGAGATGAGGATGCACTTGATAATAGATGCCTAAATTTGGGAGAAGAGGGAAGACATAAATTAACATGGACACTCGTATATTTAAAAAGGTCGGTTCGTCCGCGCCCCATCCTAGACACTCGTATATTTAAAAATCTTCACATCATGGATGAGTTGTAGGACTAAATTGGTGTAATTAGTTTTTTTCTAGAATAATTGGTGTAATTAGTTTTTTTTAGGTTGAATTGGTGTAATTAGTTGTACCATCGCAGACTGTCTTGGGACCATACTGGGCCGCGGCCCGGTCTCCCGAATGGTACCTAACCCTGTTAGATGGCCCATGCGAAGTGTTTGATACAAGAAGTTAGCCCAGTAAGAAATAATTGGCCCGGTCTAGGTTGCACAGTATTGACTCCGGTGTGGCTGGAGTATTACGCGACCCGCTACAACGAGGCtagggttgaaaatgaaaggGAAACTTTCCGTCCATTTtcgaagaaaaaggaaatggagAGAAAAAAAGGGAAAATGAAATGGCATTTTGCGGAAAACGAAAGGAAACGGAAGGATCATAAAAGGAAACGGAAATGAAAACGAGGGAGTTGTTTCCGATGGAAACGAAAACGGCAAAGGAAATTCTGGATAAACAAATATGAAAAGTTTCCGCAAATGTAACCTAGAGAGGCCCATGTTCTTGGTAGGCCTACATTTATACACGAAACTAGGCCTGTAGGCCACCTACTAATTATAGACAGCCGCCTACAGTCTCGACGACTCATCTCTGTTTGGGACGATTCCACAAGACCTAGTCCCAACTCCCAAGCGATCGCAGCGATCGCGGCTTCTTCCTACAAGACGAGCGATCAGGCGGCCAAGCGAATGCCCACGAATAGTCTTAGTGTTGAcgcaaaaatatttatgtgaacTTGCGCTTGTCTAAGTGTTAAACTATGTctgttactccctccgtcactAAAAAAAGGATGTCCTAACTTTGtcaagatgtatctagatactaaattgggtctagatatatccaaatttggACAAAGTTGAGACACCCTTTTAGTGATGAAGGtagtattttatgttgaattgccGCTTGTTGAAGTTGAGTGATATTCCTTGTCTTATTGTCTACTTCGTTATACGTGCCTTTTCGGTATACAGACCAAGGTAATATGCCGCTATTTTATTGTGACAAATATTCATTTTCGTAATGTATCCGTCCCGTATCCTCTCCATATTCATCTCCGGTGATTTTCGTTTCTATATTCGTTTCTGGGATTTTCAATTTGGTTTTCGATTCCGTTAAGGTAGGCGGAAACAAAAACGATAAGACAAATTCCGTCCGTTTTCGTTCCGTTTTCAACCGTAAGCGAGGCCGACCGCGCGCGTCGCAGGCCAGCCGAAACTCCGAACCGATCGGGTCAGACTGCACCAGTTCGCCCGCCCGCCCGCACGGATCCAGCCCAGCCCTTCTCCCTCCTCCCAGCCTTGCCTGCATACCACGACGTACACCCATCACCGTGAGCCCGCGAGCAGCCCCACCGCATCCCGTCGCCGGCGAACGCCACTGCCTCCGGCAGCCAAATACAGGCACACGCCTCCTCGGCGGCCTCCCCCGGCGCCCCTCCGACTCTCAGGAACCCGCGCGCCCACCTGTCTCTCCCAGGCTCCCCTgctccaaaccctaaccctagctcccGGCGCAGGGCTGTCTAGGTGCGTCCCCTGCTCAATCCAATGCTCCTCTCGGTACCCCTCTGCCTTGCTCCGTTGCCTAGACTCGCAATTGAGGTGTGCTGAGTTAGGCGCGATGCTGCGGGAGATGCTTTCAGCGAGCACTGTTGCTCttgaattgtgtgcttcattattACAGATGCTCATGCTAGTCTTCTCTGCATATCTGGTAGTGCGCATAAAACAAAGCCATTGGCATGCGTGGTCTTAAAGTGTACCGTACTTTTGACTGTGTGTACCTCTAAAGTGTGAGATGTTAGCATGTTGTCCCTGTTATGTGGGGCATGGCCTGTTATTAATGTATATAGGCTATAACCTTCACATTGTCCAGCATCATGTTTCCTTTGTTCGATTATGCAAAATGCTGTCATGTTGTGCGCTCATTCTTTGATTCAGCAGCGGAAGGCATGTGACATATGTGTTCTAAAATCCTCTTTTTAGTAGGGATTGCCTTCATTTGCTCGCACCTTCTGTTAGTTTTGTTGTTATTGTTTCTTTTGTTGATATGTCGTTTATGCCAGTCTATCTGTTTACAGGCCATTTTATATCTTGGTGTTCCGTGTGTCCGCGAGGAGGATACGCGCGCTGGATGGCTCCAAGTTTCTGAGTGAAATGTGCTTGCAGTGATGTATGGGCAAAGCCTGCTTCTGTGGTCCACTGGATACTGAGCATTCCTCTATGGGAGGAATTGTTGAATGCGGTGTCAGCACGGACACAAAAGATTCCCCTCGCCGTGTTGCCATAGAGAAAGCTCAGGAGGAGCTGAGGTACGTCGACCACAATGTTGTTTTCGACTGGTTTACCCTCTCCATTGGTACTTGATACTCTTATATACACAAACTTCAGGCAGGAATATGACGTTCGTGAAGAACGGAGGAGGGAGCTTGAGTTTTTAGTCAAGGTACGTACGTGGGAACAACATTATTATGATGGTTAGTGCGCTGTATTCTTCCCCTGGTTTATGCACCTATTATGCAGGGAGGCAATCCCTTGGATTTCAAACTTGGACATGTAGCGTCGCTCAGTGTACACTCCACTTCTGTCACAGATCAGATAGCCGAACAAAATGTGATAAGGTGATAATTAGTTCCTGGTCTACCATGTGATACCATTGTCATAATTATTGGTTGATTTAAGCCTTTTGTTTCTTCCTTTGCACCGACTGCAGTGAAGCAAAAGGCAGTTTTGCATCTGACGCATCACCTCATGGAGATTCGGTTGAAAGTAGTGGCAGACCAGGAAGTTCATCGTGTCGTGAAGCCAACACAGCCGATAATCTTATGCTCTTAGATGGAGATACCAGCAACATAGGTGGGGACAAACTTGTCAAACGCGGCACTACAATCACGCCTCAGCCTGAGCTGTCTTTATGCAATGATGGTCAAATTAGTGTGAAAGAAGTTGAAGATTCCGGTTTGTTCCGCCTTGGGGCAAAGAGCCAAGCGTATGCTCGACGCAGGTCAAAGTCGGGCAGGGACAATGCAAATACTGTGCCCGTTAGGACTCCACCAGTTCCTCCTTCAAGTTCTCAGCGAGGAGATGCAACAGGGGTAGTGCAAGAAGCAGAAAATGATGATTATGATGGCTCATCCATTGAGCGTCCGAAACCAATAAGTTCAAATGGCAATGATATGTTGAAGAATGTACCATTAAACAATCCGGTGGTACTGGAGGTGGGAGGTGTTCAAGCAATTCATGAAAGCAATCAAGAACAAAAACATGAAATAACGAACAACAAAGCTGACATGCTAGCTCTTGAAATCTCATCAAACAATGTGTCTGGTAATTCACAGCGTACTGGAGGTGGCCAGATGCCTAATGTAACTGCTTTTGCAGAGTCTCTTCATTCTATTCCAAAAGAAGCTTCTTCAAGGACAACTTCTTTCCCATCTAAACACAGCGAAATCTTCAGAGAAGCGCACACTCCCGAAAAGGCAGGTAACAGCAATTCTGACAAAAGCATGGTTGATGCTCATGCAGATGATATGGAAATTGAGGCTTCTGTTCTGCACCCTGCCATACAAACTGCTAGGGTTAGTGAAAACGAAGTGGACATGAATTGCACAGATACCACTGAGACTGTTGGTCAGCATCCAGGTAGAAATGATAGTTTATCAATGAAGATTGGTCAAAGTTCTGATGAAGGATTGAGTAACATTGGACCTGGTCAATTGGAAGGCAGTAGCTTGCTGATTGACAGTTCTACTCCTGTACAACCAGAAGTCAGCGCTGCTGTGAAAGATGAAGCTGAAGTCTGTAACAATGTAGTTGACACAGAAAAGGAGACATGTCTTGCTACTTCTGATTACAACAAAGTAgataaggaggcagcttctgattTGGATAGAAACAACAAATGTTCTAGTGCTTTGAGTGGTTCTGATAAGTTGGTTTCGGTTGATTTGCCCCCTGCATCACTCAGAGAGGATATGCCTAATCCTTTGCCATCAACAAACATTTCTGTTAATAACGACAATGGTGTTACAAAATGTAGCCGAAATGACACAACAATCACAAAGAAGGAATGTGAAGATTCTATGATGACAAAGAAGGAATATGATGATTCTATACTTAGAAGGGCTCGGTTTATAGAGGTACGACTAGGTTATATAATATGATCTCCTTTCATGCTAGTTCTCTTGCTTCTGAAAAAGAAGTCATTACTTGACAGGGGAACATTAAGAGAGCTGGTGAACGAGCTCTCTGCAATGTTTCTTTGGAGAAGAAGCGGAAAAGCCACTGGGAGTTTGTTCTTGAGGAGATGGCTTGGATGTCAAATGACTTCATGCAGGTACTTTCTCAAGTGATCTGTGTTTCTTTATTGACCTGTAATGTTTCTTACGTTGTTGTGTGACATTCTTGACTGTATTTATTATGTATAGGCTAACCTTTTCTACTTAATAGGAGCGTCTGTGGAGAAGTGCAGCTGCAGCCCAGATGTGCTACTGGATCGCCTCCAGTGGCCGGGCATCGTTTGAAGAAGCTAATGTCTACAGAAAGCAGAAATCTGTTGCTAGAATTCTGTCCAAGGGCGTTGTGAATTTTTGGCGTTCAGCTGAAACTTTACGAACCACTAGTGGTGAGATTCCTAAAGCATTGCAAGTAGAGAAATCAAAGGGGCTTGAAGAAATGAAGCCAGCTGGGATCAAAGCAGAAAAAGAACTGGTATTAACCATTATAACATTGATGGTCTATACTTTTTTATTTGTTGGCTCTGATGGTATTACATATACGGCCTAGAATGGTTTCAGATGTCTTGTCTTTCCATAAGCCTCAGAATGAAATAGCTACAAATGTTACTTCATGCTGGCGTTTTTCTTGTAATCTGCATAGGCTTTGTTCTGGACTGACTTATTGGGCTTGATATGTTTGCAAGTCGCAACAGCAAGGTTGACATGATCAATAAATTTGAACAGGGCGGCGAATCCATCGAACACGAGAAGTCTAAGTGGTCCCATCAGTCTCCTATTCAGAGTTACGCTCTTCGGTTTCTGGAGTACAACTGTAATGTGTCCGCTTGTCTTTCATTAGCTGAAGCACCACCAACTCCAGAGAGGCTAAATGATTTTGGCATTTTAAAAGTGCCGGCTGAACTTTCAGATGTAATCCACCAGGCTCTATATGCTTTTgatatttttctttctttgcacctTTTTGCATCACGTCTCATTCTATGTGACCTGGTCAAGAAAGCCTGGCACCACTCTTGTTAGTATGAGAAGAACAGGCACATAATTTACCTAAATATTTATCAATGATGCATTCCTATTTTCAGACACATCTCTTTTATGAGGTAGCCCCTGGTGCAATGCATGCATACAGAGAGTCAGTGGAGTATCAATCTGTTTATAATAAGGTAAGGCGGTGCTTTCACTACAGCAACACCTAATAATTTCTTTGTGCCCCTTTTCCATCTCAGGGGTGTTCtattaaaatgttgtattttaATTGGGGCCAGTACTATTTAGTGTTTCACCTTGGTCTTGAATCATGAATTGTATAAAATTCTTGACTTGTCGCATTTAAAGTCCGCACCTGTTGCTTTCAAGAATTCAGTTGGCATTGTGGGCTCAGAGGATATTGGGTATTACCTGTTATCTTCTTAATATTAAATCACTAACAAGAAAATTTGTGATTCCCACAAGTCCATAACTTCTGCAAGATGTTCTATAAACTGAGTAATCACACATATAGTATCCATGTTTATGTTTACCATTGGCATCattctattttattccaaatttaacCTTTTTGTTGTCAAATTAACTATCTTTGCATTGCAGAGGCTTGTTAACACTGGACATAAGGAGGATTATGAGCCATCTACATGCGATTCTGTTCCAGGTTTAAATATCACCACTACTATTTCGTAGTACCTGTATTATGATGAAATGTTTTTATCAATGCTTCGTTTTTGTTTAGATGTACATAGGGAGAATGGGTATGGTGATGAAGGCGAGGCATACTCTTATTTATTGCCTGGAACGTATGATGGTGGTTTGGCATCAAAATCGGGTCATAAGAAGAAACAACAGATGCATCAGAGGATGAATGGCACAAGACTGTATGATAATGGTATTGACCCGTCTTATGATCCATACTTGGAGAACAAGACAGGAAACCAACCATTTTTATCAAATGGCAAAAGACCTCCAGATTTCCTTTCCATTCCTATAAAACGCATACGGACTGCTGCTAGACAGCGAGTTGCAAGCCCCTTCTCTGCTGGTGTTGCCGGAACCCCTCAGTTCACAAGTAAAACAGATGCCTCTAGCGGAGACACAAACTCCTGCCAGGATGATCAAAGTTCGTTACATGGTGGATTCTTCCCCAGGAAGAATGCAGATATTGAATCCACTGTTGATTTTGACAAACAATTAATGTATGATGGCGGTGAGGTGTCTGCTAAGtctaaaaagaagaaaaagcCTAAGTACCCTGGGCACAAGGCACCACAAAGTGCGAGCGAGTCCTATACCTTGATGGCTGGAAAGGTCAGATTCTCAATGGCAACTCCCTTAATTGTTTTGCTTACCGTGTTTGTAGAGGTAGTTCATTCTGCTGATGTTTTAGGGTGTTGCCCATGATCCTAGACCTTAAGTTGATTTGAGTGCTTAGTATGAGCAGTATTATGTTTATCTCTATGTGATTAATCAGACAAAATTCTTATGGTCAATCCACGAGGGCCTGGTTGGAAGAGGAGTATCTCATGATAAAGTTAAACTAAATGCTGGCACTTCACCAAGAAGTACTAGACAATGTTTTCTATCGACAAACTAGTGAACATTATTTGAAATGATGTTCGAGGGCACACAAATGAACCGTGCATAACAAAAATTTAGTCATCCTTTTTTGAGTCATGGGTTTTAATCTATTCTAGTCTTGCGGTAAGAGAGTACTGTAGGGGGTTCAGTGAACCTACACAACACTGTTGCTTCCGAAGTTCTGACTACCATCGAGCAT contains:
- the LOC124660261 gene encoding chromatin modification-related protein EAF1 B-like isoform X8 — its product is MGKACFCGPLDTEHSSMGGIVECGVSTDTKDSPRRVAIEKAQEELRQEYDVREERRRELEFLVKGGNPLDFKLGHVASLSVHSTSVTDQIAEQNVISEAKGSFASDASPHGDSVESSGRPGSSSCREANTADNLMLLDGDTSNIGGDKLVKRGTTITPQPELSLCNDGQISVKEVEDSGLFRLGAKSQAYARRRSKSGRDNANTVPVRTPPVPPSSSQRGDATGVVQEAENDDYDGSSIERPKPISSNGNDMLKNVPLNNPVVLEVGGVQAIHESNQEQKHEITNNKADMLALEISSNNVSGNSQRTGGGQMPNVTAFAESLHSIPKEASSRTTSFPSKHSEIFREAHTPEKAGNSNSDKSMVDAHADDMEIEASVLHPAIQTARVSENEVDMNCTDTTETVGQHPGRNDSLSMKIGQSSDEGLSNIGPGQLEGSSLLIDSSTPVQPEVSAAVKDEAEVCNNVVDTEKETCLATSDYNKVDKEAASDLDRNNKCSSALSGSDKLVSVDLPPASLREDMPNPLPSTNISVNNDNGVTKCSRNDTTITKKECEDSMMTKKEYDDSILRRARFIEGNIKRAGERALCNVSLEKKRKSHWEFVLEEMAWMSNDFMQERLWRSAAAAQMCYWIASSGRASFEEANVYRKQKSVARILSKGVVNFWRSAETLRTTSGEIPKALQVEKSKGLEEMKPAGIKAEKELGGESIEHEKSKWSHQSPIQSYALRFLEYNCNVSACLSLAEAPPTPERLNDFGILKVPAELSDTHLFYEVAPGAMHAYRESVEYQSVYNKRLVNTGHKEDYEPSTCDSVPDVHRENGYGDEGEAYSYLLPGTYDGGLASKSGHKKKQQMHQRMNGTRLYDNGIDPSYDPYLENKTGNQPFLSNGKRPPDFLSIPIKRIRTAARQRVASPFSAGVAGTPQFTSKTDASSGDTNSCQDDQSSLHGGFFPRKNADIESTVDFDKQLMYDGGEVSAKSKKKKKPKYPGHKAPQSASESYTLMAGKKDYLKKRPEAYQFDPNGNTVGPLASPVASQMSNMVNPAKIIKIITNRDRGRKSKGLKMAAGHSGPGCPWSNFEDQALVVLVHDMDQNWELVSDALNSIVQLKCIYRRPDECKDRHKLLTDKSSGDGADSADDSGSSQHYQSTLPGIPKGSARQLFQRLQGPFEEETLKTHFEKIIFLGQRLHPCRRKGESQELKPINPLHTSHVLALSQVCPSNFSAGVLTPLDLCDTITSSPDILPVGYPGSHTNVLTLPNHHGSLGPTLPISNMNARLPGSPGMVLGSSLPSPSTLNAPSRDAQRYGVPRPTSLQGDEQQRIQYNHMLNGRNLQQPGVSVPGVRMMSGANGMGMMTGLARCAPVVRPGFPRLGSPGMLNMVSPGNMLSSNGQSMQNSVNLRPGAVTGPGNTMPRPRDPMQMLRPGQNLEEHRQMTVQEYQMQVAQGNSQAVNYSGTQFSNAGTSSPVQSFPVQQSQPNQMPQQVHMFGNTHHSHIRGANQSSPQHQAYVRLAKERHIQQGMMPQQQHPLSAAGTVPTVQNGSQMQPQSSASTAPSSHSHHKKQNPVQSPQDSSVLPNQPANSISNKQKKQQTQQQSRQNQQQRNQGSQQAKLMKSLGRGNVMQPNSPVDATQPSSSNATSNNQVSDRNMVQQGPAYFAGNKGLIPSVSQPGNQPKVYAAHVPQSPIQSSDIGVQGLVQSSPNQTLLAPHQAPIHSSSQLAMQQQQQQRHMNPSHNNIQRLMMQQNRHMNTDGRIELPVDQVQPNQVILSTSIARSTDSGSPGVSSIQQRKQESSQDPTAVTSTSQLASSPQDTFIGNEASLSAPNQGMLQRQMSGGVPIHGHVTGAQRQQQQGRQQLQTQQQHRPVVQGSVYSHPSNSGPG
- the LOC124660261 gene encoding chromatin modification-related protein EAF1 B-like isoform X5, with product MGKACFCGPLDTEHSSMGGIVECGVSTDTKDSPRRVAIEKAQEELRQEYDVREERRRELEFLVKGGNPLDFKLGHVASLSVHSTSVTDQIAEQNVISEAKGSFASDASPHGDSVESSGRPGSSSCREANTADNLMLLDGDTSNIGGDKLVKRGTTITPQPELSLCNDGQISVKEVEDSGLFRLGAKSQAYARRRSKSGRDNANTVPVRTPPVPPSSSQRGDATGVVQEAENDDYDGSSIERPKPISSNGNDMLKNVPLNNPVVLEVGGVQAIHESNQEQKHEITNNKADMLALEISSNNVSGNSQRTGGGQMPNVTAFAESLHSIPKEASSRTTSFPSKHSEIFREAHTPEKAGNSNSDKSMVDAHADDMEIEASVLHPAIQTARVSENEVDMNCTDTTETVGQHPGRNDSLSMKIGQSSDEGLSNIGPGQLEGSSLLIDSSTPVQPEVSAAVKDEAEVCNNVVDTEKETCLATSDYNKVDKEAASDLDRNNKCSSALSGSDKLVSVDLPPASLREDMPNPLPSTNISVNNDNGVTKCSRNDTTITKKECEDSMMTKKEYDDSILRRARFIEGNIKRAGERALCNVSLEKKRKSHWEFVLEEMAWMSNDFMQERLWRSAAAAQMCYWIASSGRASFEEANVYRKQKSVARILSKGVVNFWRSAETLRTTSGEIPKALQVEKSKGLEEMKPAGIKAEKELGGESIEHEKSKWSHQSPIQSYALRFLEYNCNVSACLSLAEAPPTPERLNDFGILKVPAELSDTHLFYEVAPGAMHAYRESVEYQSVYNKRLVNTGHKEDYEPSTCDSVPDVHRENGYGDEGEAYSYLLPGTYDGGLASKSGHKKKQQMHQRMNGTRLYDNGIDPSYDPYLENKTGNQPFLSNGKRPPDFLSIPIKRIRTAARQRVASPFSAGVAGTPQFTSKTDASSGDTNSCQDDQSSLHGGFFPRKNADIESTVDFDKQLMYDGGEVSAKSKKKKKPKYPGHKAPQSASESYTLMAGKKDYLKKRPEAYQFDPNVNGHASKKIKLLHPAPDISLDALTPVGPLASPVASQMSNMVNPAKIIKIITNRDRGRKSKGLKMAAGHSGPGCPWSNFEDQALVVLVHDMDQNWELVSDALNSIVQLKCIYRRPDECKDRHKLLTDKSSGDGADSADDSGSSQHYQSTLPGIPKGSARQLFQRLQGPFEEETLKTHFEKIIFLGQRLHPCRRKGESQELKPINPLHTSHVLALSQVCPSNFSAGVLTPLDLCDTITSSPDILPVGYPGSHTNVLTLPNHHGSLGPTLPISNMNARLPGSPGMVLGSSLPSPSTLNAPSRDAQRYGVPRPTSLQGDEQQRIQYNHMLNGRNLQQPGVSVPGVRMMSGANGMGMMTGLARCAPVVRPGFPRLGSPGMLNMVSPGNMLSSNGQSMQNSVNLRPGAVTGPGNTMPRPRDPMQMLRPGQNLEEHRQMTVQEYQMQVAQGNSQAVNYSGTQFSNAGTSSPVQSFPVQQSQPNQMPQQVHMFGNTHHSHIRGANQSSPQHQAYVRLAKERHIQQGMMPQQQHPLSAAGTVPTVQNGSQMQPQSSASTAPSSHSHHKKQNPVQSPQDSSVLPNQPANSISNKQKKQQTQQQSRQNQQQRNQGSQQAKLMKSLGRGNVMQPNSPVDATQPSSSNATSNNQVSDRNMVQQGPAYFAGNKGLIPSVSQPGNQPKVYAAHVPQSPIQSSDIGVQGLVQSSPNQTLLAPHQAPIHSSSQLAMQQQQQQRHMNPSHNNIQRLMMQQNRHMNTDGRIELPVDQVQPNQVILSTSIARSTDSGSPGVSSIQQRKQESSQDPTAVTSTSQLASSPQDTFIGNEASLSAPNQGMLQRQMSGGVPIHGHVTGAQRQQQQGRQQLQTQQQHRPVVQGSVYSHPSNSGPG